A single region of the Pseudomonas mandelii genome encodes:
- the mvaT gene encoding histone-like nucleoid-structuring protein MvaT yields the protein MSLINEYRATEEAIKELQARLKNLSQDDKLQTELEFEGKLRTLMGEYSKSLRDIIALLDPESKTKAPRGGAVKTTGTKRARKVKQYKNPHNGEVIETKGGNHKTLKEWKAKWGGDVVEGWATLLG from the coding sequence ATGTCCTTGATCAACGAATATCGCGCCACCGAAGAAGCTATCAAAGAGCTGCAAGCCCGTTTGAAGAACCTGTCCCAAGACGACAAACTGCAAACCGAGCTGGAATTCGAAGGCAAACTGCGCACCCTGATGGGCGAATACTCCAAGTCCCTGCGTGACATCATCGCGTTGCTGGACCCAGAGTCCAAGACCAAAGCACCACGTGGCGGCGCAGTAAAAACTACTGGCACCAAGCGTGCTCGCAAAGTTAAACAATACAAAAACCCGCACAACGGCGAAGTCATCGAAACCAAAGGTGGCAACCACAAGACTCTGAAAGAGTGGAAAGCCAAGTGGGGCGGTGACGTGGTTGAAGGCTGGGCTACCCTGCTGGGCTAA
- the purU gene encoding formyltetrahydrofolate deformylase: MRTFRLVIACPDRVGIVAKVSNFLASHNGWITEASHHSDNQNGWFFMRHEIRADSLPFGIEAFREAFAPIAEEFSMNWRITDTAQKKRVVLMASRESHCLADLLHRWHSDELDCEISCVISNHDDLRSMVEWHGIPYYHVPVNPQDKEPAFAEVSRLVKQHDAEVVVLARYMQILPPALCREYAHKVINIHHSFLPSFVGAKPYHQASMRGVKLIGATCHYVTEELDAGPIIEQDVVRVSHSDSIEDMVRFGRDVEKMVLARGLRYHLEDRVLVHGNKTVVF, encoded by the coding sequence ATGCGCACTTTTCGGCTGGTGATTGCTTGCCCGGACCGCGTCGGCATCGTTGCTAAAGTCAGTAACTTTCTGGCGTCACATAACGGCTGGATCACTGAAGCGAGCCATCACTCGGACAATCAGAATGGCTGGTTCTTCATGCGTCACGAAATACGTGCCGACTCGCTGCCTTTCGGTATTGAGGCCTTTCGCGAAGCGTTTGCACCCATTGCCGAAGAGTTCTCGATGAACTGGCGCATTACCGACACCGCGCAGAAAAAGCGCGTTGTGTTGATGGCCAGCCGTGAGTCCCACTGTCTGGCCGACTTGCTGCACCGCTGGCACAGTGATGAACTGGATTGCGAAATTTCCTGTGTGATTTCCAACCACGACGACTTGCGCAGCATGGTCGAGTGGCACGGCATTCCTTATTACCACGTGCCGGTCAATCCACAGGACAAAGAGCCGGCCTTCGCCGAAGTCTCGCGCCTGGTCAAACAGCACGATGCCGAAGTGGTGGTACTTGCCCGTTACATGCAAATCCTGCCGCCCGCGTTGTGCAGGGAATATGCGCACAAGGTCATCAACATTCACCACAGCTTCCTGCCGTCGTTCGTCGGCGCCAAGCCGTACCACCAGGCCTCGATGCGTGGCGTGAAGTTGATCGGTGCGACGTGTCACTACGTGACCGAAGAGCTGGATGCCGGTCCGATCATCGAGCAGGACGTGGTGCGCGTCAGCCACAGCGACAGCATTGAAGACATGGTGCGTTTCGGCCGTGACGTCGAGAAAATGGTGCTGGCCCGTGGTCTGCGTTATCACCTGGAAGACCGGGTGCTGGTGCATGGCAACAAGACCGTAGTGTTCTGA
- a CDS encoding lysylphosphatidylglycerol synthase transmembrane domain-containing protein: MSRGILLFIALLAAVLIPLLLGGNETWSRLQNFPLNELLIMFGMILLCWVVNTLRLRLLLGDQCNKVGRVKSLGVVMAAEFAYCATPGGSGGPLTIMALLARNGVRPARGSAVFAMDQLSDLLFFLCALSGILIYALFQHLSERLEWLLIVSAVSMFGGLLSCVVVARYHRLLIRLSGRLLVRLNVKGTTRLRWARKLLHFLAAFTDTLKLPVMTLIKVFALTCVHWLLRYSVLYLALRGLGADLQWAWCFLIQMLSLSAGQFSLLPGGAGAAELTSAALLAPMVGKSTAAAAILIWRTVTYYFYLVVGGPVFLLMLGRPLLKKLMKFKQA; this comes from the coding sequence ATGAGCCGGGGCATTCTGCTGTTTATCGCCCTGCTCGCCGCGGTGCTGATTCCATTGCTGCTGGGCGGCAACGAGACGTGGTCGCGGCTGCAAAATTTCCCCTTGAATGAATTGCTGATCATGTTCGGCATGATCTTGCTGTGCTGGGTGGTGAACACCCTGCGCTTGCGCCTGTTGCTGGGCGATCAGTGCAACAAGGTCGGCCGGGTGAAGAGTCTTGGCGTAGTGATGGCCGCCGAGTTCGCCTACTGCGCCACCCCAGGCGGCAGCGGCGGCCCGCTGACCATCATGGCCCTACTGGCGCGCAATGGCGTGCGCCCGGCACGGGGCAGCGCGGTGTTCGCCATGGACCAACTCAGCGATCTGCTGTTTTTCCTCTGCGCGCTGAGCGGGATTCTGATCTATGCGTTGTTCCAGCACCTCAGCGAACGCCTGGAATGGCTGCTGATCGTCAGCGCCGTCTCCATGTTTGGCGGGCTGCTCAGTTGCGTGGTGGTGGCGCGCTACCATCGACTGCTGATTCGCCTGAGCGGGCGACTGCTCGTTCGCCTCAACGTCAAAGGCACCACGCGCCTGCGCTGGGCACGCAAGCTCCTTCATTTCCTGGCAGCGTTCACTGACACGCTGAAGTTGCCCGTTATGACGTTGATCAAGGTGTTTGCCCTGACCTGCGTGCATTGGCTCCTGCGGTATAGCGTGCTGTATCTGGCGTTGCGCGGGCTCGGGGCCGACTTGCAGTGGGCCTGGTGCTTTCTGATCCAGATGCTGTCGCTGAGTGCAGGGCAATTCAGCCTGCTGCCGGGCGGTGCGGGTGCGGCGGAGTTGACTTCAGCGGCTCTGTTGGCGCCCATGGTGGGGAAATCCACCGCCGCGGCGGCGATTCTGATCTGGCGGACGGTGACGTATTACTTCTACCTGGTAGTGGGCGGCCCGGTGTTTCTGCTGATGCTGGGGCGGCCGCTGCTGAAGAAACTGATGAAGTTCAAGCAGGCTTAG
- a CDS encoding DUF2334 domain-containing protein has product MVEPMSLPSLVLVLHDVAPQTWADYQPFVEAVDALGEVPMTWLVVPNFHKHNDLDEHPGFRRWLTSRVARGDELALHGYFHCDESPPPSNPRDWFMRRIYTHEGEFYSLSQAAALARLRAGIEVFHRYHWPLEGFVAPAWLMSEGTRLALRQLPLGYTSDSQHLYRLPDFKAIDAPGLVWSARSAWRRGLSKIISDQREQRWRHAPVIRLGLHPVDMRHGFSRNYWLQTLKRLLDEGRVPMTKAQWLSFHSDRLGRAA; this is encoded by the coding sequence ATGGTTGAGCCCATGAGCCTGCCCAGCCTGGTACTCGTGCTGCATGACGTTGCGCCGCAGACCTGGGCCGATTACCAGCCTTTTGTCGAGGCTGTCGATGCCCTGGGCGAGGTGCCGATGACCTGGCTGGTGGTGCCGAACTTCCACAAGCACAACGACCTGGACGAGCATCCGGGATTTCGCCGATGGCTGACCAGCCGAGTCGCCCGAGGTGACGAACTGGCATTGCACGGCTACTTTCATTGCGACGAAAGCCCTCCTCCCAGCAATCCCAGAGACTGGTTCATGCGCCGGATCTATACCCACGAAGGCGAGTTTTACAGCTTGTCGCAAGCCGCCGCCCTCGCCCGCCTGCGTGCCGGAATCGAAGTGTTCCATCGTTATCACTGGCCACTGGAAGGCTTTGTCGCCCCGGCATGGTTGATGAGCGAAGGCACTCGGCTGGCGTTACGCCAGTTACCGCTGGGCTACACCAGCGATTCACAGCATCTCTATCGGCTGCCGGACTTCAAGGCCATCGATGCGCCGGGACTGGTCTGGAGTGCGCGCAGTGCCTGGCGCCGGGGGCTGTCGAAAATCATCAGCGACCAGCGTGAACAGCGCTGGCGGCACGCGCCGGTGATTCGCCTTGGACTGCACCCGGTGGACATGCGTCATGGATTTTCGCGCAACTATTGGCTGCAAACCCTCAAGCGCTTGCTCGATGAGGGGCGAGTGCCAATGACCAAGGCCCAGTGGCTCTCTTTTCACAGTGATCGTCTCGGTCGCGCCGCATGA
- a CDS encoding glycosyltransferase family 4 protein: MLTVHIADITMFYAPASGGVRTYLDAKHRRLSIKPGIRHSLLIPGAHLSEHDGVYSVPAPALPFGKGYRFPLRLAPWRNVLHDLQPDLIEVGDPYLTAWAALDARRQLDVPVIGFYHSDLPLLVSNRMGNWVTPNVEAYVRKLYGNFDRVLAPSQVMADKLIGLGVKNVFVQPLGVDLQTFNPQARDSGLRAELGIDENTRLLIFAGRGSKEKNLPVLLGCMKRLGPRYHLLLVGSSMPAVVPDNVTVVDEFCPATQVARLMASADALLHAGDQETFGLVILEAMASGIPVVAVAAGAFQEIVTDQCGLLCAPNNPLAMANAVRELFSHDSAALGKRARSHVEQHYAWDTVVDSLLGHYHAVLGSQWPLTANG, encoded by the coding sequence ATGCTCACTGTGCATATCGCGGACATCACCATGTTCTACGCCCCGGCCAGCGGTGGCGTGCGCACGTATCTGGATGCCAAGCACCGTCGCCTGAGCATCAAGCCAGGCATTCGCCACAGTTTGCTGATTCCAGGGGCACACCTGAGTGAGCATGACGGCGTCTACTCAGTTCCAGCCCCGGCCTTACCTTTCGGCAAGGGTTATCGTTTTCCTCTCCGCTTGGCGCCATGGCGAAATGTCCTGCATGATTTGCAGCCTGACCTGATCGAAGTCGGCGACCCTTACCTCACCGCATGGGCAGCTCTGGATGCGCGCCGGCAACTGGATGTGCCGGTGATCGGCTTTTATCACTCGGACCTGCCACTGCTGGTCAGCAATCGAATGGGCAATTGGGTGACCCCGAATGTCGAGGCCTATGTCCGCAAGCTGTATGGCAACTTCGACCGGGTGCTGGCACCGAGTCAGGTCATGGCCGACAAGTTGATCGGTCTTGGCGTGAAGAATGTGTTTGTCCAGCCGTTGGGGGTCGACCTGCAAACGTTCAATCCCCAAGCAAGGGACAGCGGCTTGCGGGCCGAGTTAGGCATTGATGAAAACACCCGCCTGCTGATTTTTGCCGGCCGTGGCTCCAAGGAAAAAAACCTGCCGGTCTTGCTCGGTTGCATGAAACGTCTGGGGCCTCGTTATCATTTATTGCTAGTCGGTTCTTCCATGCCCGCTGTGGTGCCGGACAACGTGACTGTCGTCGATGAGTTCTGCCCGGCCACGCAAGTCGCGCGCTTGATGGCCAGCGCTGACGCGTTGCTGCATGCCGGCGATCAGGAAACCTTCGGCCTGGTGATCCTCGAAGCCATGGCCAGCGGTATTCCGGTGGTGGCAGTAGCCGCCGGGGCCTTTCAGGAAATCGTCACCGATCAATGCGGCTTGCTCTGCGCGCCGAACAATCCCCTGGCGATGGCCAATGCCGTCCGCGAGCTGTTCAGCCACGACAGCGCCGCCCTGGGCAAGCGCGCCCGCAGCCATGTCGAACAGCATTACGCCTGGGACACCGTGGTCGACAGCCTGCTGGGGCACTATCACGCAGTGCTCGGCAGCCAATGGCCGCTGACCGCCAATGGTTGA
- a CDS encoding methyl-accepting chemotaxis protein — MFNSDQQASRTSSVAAAINQLGAAAQEIARNAAQASSQASDARSLAEDGQQVVDRSIKAMNQLSSMLSASSTNIESLNSKTVNIGQILEVITSISQQTNLLALNAAIEAARAGEAGRGFAVVADEVRNLAHRTQESAQQVQTMIEELQVGARESVSTMSDSQRHSQDSVEIANLAGERLNSVTLRIGEIDGMNQSVATATEEQTAVVESINVDITEINTLNQEGVENLQSTLRACSDLEQQAARLKQLVGSFRI, encoded by the coding sequence ATGTTCAACTCCGACCAGCAAGCCTCGCGCACCAGCAGCGTGGCCGCCGCGATCAACCAGCTCGGCGCCGCCGCTCAGGAAATCGCCCGCAACGCTGCCCAGGCGTCCAGCCAGGCCAGCGATGCCCGCAGCCTCGCCGAAGATGGCCAGCAAGTGGTGGATCGCAGCATCAAAGCGATGAATCAACTGTCGAGCATGCTCAGCGCTTCGAGCACCAACATCGAATCGCTGAACAGCAAAACCGTGAACATCGGGCAGATTCTCGAAGTGATCACCAGCATCTCCCAGCAAACCAACCTGCTGGCGCTCAACGCAGCCATCGAAGCGGCCCGCGCCGGTGAAGCCGGGCGTGGTTTTGCCGTGGTGGCTGACGAAGTACGCAACCTGGCGCACCGCACGCAGGAATCGGCGCAGCAGGTGCAGACCATGATCGAGGAGCTGCAAGTCGGCGCCCGCGAATCCGTCAGCACCATGAGCGACAGCCAGCGCCACAGCCAGGACAGCGTGGAAATCGCCAACCTGGCGGGCGAGCGCTTGAACAGCGTGACGTTGCGTATTGGTGAGATTGACGGGATGAACCAGTCGGTGGCGACCGCGACCGAGGAACAGACGGCGGTGGTGGAGTCGATCAACGTCGACATTACCGAGATCAACACGCTGAATCAGGAAGGCGTGGAGAACCTGCAATCGACGTTGCGGGCGTGTTCGGACCTGGAGCAGCAGGCGGCACGTCTTAAGCAGTTGGTGGGCAGTTTCCGTATTTGA
- a CDS encoding helicase HerA-like domain-containing protein gives MPDSSQLVIGADLAGQPISQAMRLANRHGLVAGATGTGKTVTLQRLAEAFSDAGVAVFAADIKGDLCGLGAAGNPQGKIAERIAGMPWLNHKPAAYPVTLWDIHGESGHPLRTTLSEMGPLLIGSLLELTDSQQSALYAAFKVADREGLLLLDLKDLKALLNHLRDNPELLGDDAALMTTGSSQALLRRLATLEQQGAEALFGEPALQLEDILQPTADGRGRIHLLDASRLVHEAPKVYATFLLWLLAELFEQLPERGDSDKPLLALFFDEAHLLFADTPKALQDRLEQVVRLIRSKGVGVYFVTQSPGDLPDDVLAQLGLRIQHGLRAFTAKEQKSLRAVAEGFRPNPAFDALSVLTELGIGEALVGTLQDKGTPEMVQRVLVAPPQSRIGPLTETERTMLIAGSPFKGRYDKPVDRESAYEILMGRKGLAPEPEAVPGKPAAEEPSFTDKAGEFLGTAAGQALKSAMRQAANQLGRQLVRGLMGSLLGGSKRR, from the coding sequence ATGCCTGACTCATCGCAACTCGTTATCGGCGCTGACCTTGCCGGCCAGCCTATCTCCCAGGCCATGCGCCTGGCGAACCGTCACGGCCTGGTTGCGGGCGCTACCGGGACCGGTAAAACCGTCACGTTGCAGCGACTGGCCGAAGCCTTCAGCGACGCGGGCGTGGCGGTGTTCGCGGCAGACATCAAGGGCGACCTGTGTGGCCTGGGTGCTGCCGGCAACCCTCAAGGCAAAATCGCCGAGCGGATCGCCGGGATGCCGTGGCTCAACCACAAGCCTGCGGCTTACCCGGTCACCCTGTGGGACATTCACGGTGAGTCCGGTCATCCCTTGCGCACCACCTTGAGCGAAATGGGGCCGTTGCTGATCGGCAGCCTGCTGGAGTTGACCGACAGCCAGCAGTCGGCGCTGTATGCGGCGTTCAAGGTCGCGGACCGCGAAGGGCTGTTGCTGCTGGACCTCAAGGATCTGAAGGCGCTGCTCAATCACCTGCGTGACAACCCTGAGTTGCTGGGGGACGACGCGGCGTTGATGACCACCGGTTCCAGTCAGGCGCTGTTGCGGCGTCTGGCGACCCTTGAGCAACAAGGTGCCGAAGCGCTGTTCGGTGAACCGGCGCTGCAACTCGAAGACATTCTGCAACCGACGGCTGACGGCCGTGGGCGCATCCATTTGCTGGATGCCAGTCGTCTGGTCCACGAAGCGCCGAAGGTGTATGCGACATTCCTGCTGTGGTTGCTGGCCGAGTTGTTCGAGCAACTGCCGGAGCGTGGCGATTCGGACAAACCGCTGCTGGCACTGTTTTTCGACGAAGCGCATTTATTGTTCGCCGACACGCCCAAGGCTTTGCAGGATCGCCTGGAGCAGGTGGTGCGGCTGATTCGTTCCAAAGGCGTGGGCGTGTATTTCGTCACGCAATCACCGGGCGACTTGCCGGATGACGTGCTGGCTCAGCTCGGCCTGCGCATCCAGCATGGTTTGCGCGCTTTCACCGCCAAGGAGCAGAAATCCCTGCGAGCGGTGGCGGAGGGCTTCCGGCCGAACCCGGCGTTTGATGCCCTGTCGGTGTTGACCGAACTGGGGATCGGCGAGGCGCTGGTCGGCACCTTGCAGGACAAGGGCACGCCGGAGATGGTCCAGCGTGTCTTGGTCGCCCCGCCGCAATCGCGGATCGGGCCGTTGACCGAAACCGAGCGCACAATGCTGATCGCCGGGTCGCCGTTCAAGGGGCGGTATGACAAGCCGGTTGATCGGGAATCGGCGTATGAAATATTGATGGGCCGTAAAGGGTTGGCGCCGGAGCCTGAGGCCGTTCCGGGTAAACCGGCCGCCGAAGAGCCAAGTTTCACCGACAAGGCCGGGGAATTCCTCGGCACGGCGGCGGGGCAGGCGCTGAAATCGGCGATGCGCCAGGCGGCCAATCAATTGGGCCGGCAGCTGGTACGCGGACTGATGGGCTCGCTGCTCGGTGGCAGTAAACGCCGCTGA
- a CDS encoding DUF721 domain-containing protein, with product MAFRPLTARAPAVLLREAKPLKAIFGHAQRLGHLQRLLESQLQPAAREHCHVASWREGSLLLIVTDGHWATRLRYQQKRLQRQLQMFDEFASLTRILFKVQPPTVQQGAAGHTISLSTDAGATIQATADGISDPNLRAALERLAAHAKPKT from the coding sequence ATGGCATTTCGCCCTCTCACGGCCAGAGCACCCGCCGTTCTGCTTCGCGAAGCCAAGCCGCTGAAAGCCATTTTTGGCCATGCTCAACGCCTGGGTCATCTGCAACGTCTACTCGAAAGCCAGTTGCAGCCTGCTGCGCGCGAGCATTGCCATGTGGCCTCGTGGCGCGAAGGCAGTTTACTGCTGATCGTCACTGACGGTCATTGGGCCACCCGCCTGCGTTACCAGCAAAAACGCCTGCAACGCCAGTTACAGATGTTCGACGAGTTCGCCAGCCTGACGCGGATTCTGTTCAAAGTGCAGCCCCCCACCGTTCAGCAAGGGGCGGCGGGGCATACCATCAGTTTGTCGACGGATGCCGGCGCAACCATTCAGGCCACGGCCGATGGCATCAGCGATCCGAATCTGCGAGCGGCGCTGGAACGCCTTGCGGCGCACGCCAAACCCAAAACCTGA
- the secA gene encoding preprotein translocase subunit SecA, with protein sequence MFAPLLKKLFGSKNEREVKRMLKTVQLVNAFEEQMVALSDDQLRAKTDEFKARIAKGETLDKLLPEAFAVAREAGKRVMGMRHFDVQLIGGMTLHEGQIAEMRTGEGKTLVATLGVYLNALSGKGVHVVTVNDYLARRDANWMRPLYEFLGMTVGVVTPFQPPEEKRAAYAADITYGTNNEFGFDYLRDNMAFSMEEKFQRELNFAVIDEVDSILIDEARTPLIISGQAEDSSKLYIEINKLIPQLELHVEEVEGEVTKAGHYTVDEKTRQVELNEAGHQFIEDMLTRVGLLAEGESLYSAHNLGLLTHVYAGLRAHKLFNRNIEYIVQDGQVVLVDEHTGRTMPGRRLSEGLHQAIEAKENLNIQAESQTLASTTFQNYFRLYNKLSGMTGTADTEAFEFHQIYGLSVMVIPPNKPLARKDYNDLVFLTAEEKYAAIINDIKECMTLGRPVLVGTATIETSEHMSALLQKEGIEHKVLNAKFHEKEAEIIAQAGRPGALTIATNMAGRGTDILLGGNWEVEVATLENPTPEQIAQIKADWQKRHQQVLESGGLQVIASERHESRRIDNQLRGRAGRQGDAGSSRFYLSLEDSLMRIFASDRVKNFMKALGMQSGEAIEHRMVTNAIEKAQRKVEGRNFDIRKQLLEFDDVNNEQRKVIYHMRNTLLAADNIGETIADFRQDVLNATISAHIPPQSLPEQWDVAGLEAALQSDFGVALPIQKWLDEDDHLYEETLREKLMQELIAAYNEKEDQAGADALRTFEKQIVLRVLDDLWKDHLSTMDHLRHGIHLRGYAQKNPKQEYKRESYTLFSELLDSIKRDSIRVLSHVQVRREDPEAEEQRLRQEAEALAARMQFLHDEAPGLEQPELLGEEVDVALATAPVRNEQKLGRNELCYCGSGKKFKHCHGQIQ encoded by the coding sequence ATGTTTGCGCCTTTGTTAAAGAAACTTTTTGGAAGCAAGAACGAGCGTGAAGTCAAACGCATGCTCAAGACGGTGCAACTCGTCAATGCCTTCGAAGAGCAAATGGTGGCCCTTTCGGACGATCAATTGCGTGCCAAGACAGACGAGTTCAAGGCCCGCATCGCCAAAGGGGAAACCCTCGACAAGCTGCTGCCAGAAGCCTTTGCGGTCGCCCGCGAAGCCGGTAAGCGTGTCATGGGTATGCGCCACTTCGATGTCCAGCTGATTGGCGGCATGACCTTGCATGAAGGCCAGATCGCGGAAATGCGTACCGGTGAAGGCAAGACCCTGGTGGCAACACTGGGCGTTTACCTCAACGCACTGTCCGGCAAGGGCGTGCACGTTGTGACGGTGAACGACTACCTGGCCCGTCGTGACGCCAACTGGATGCGTCCGCTCTACGAATTCCTCGGTATGACGGTCGGTGTGGTCACCCCATTCCAGCCGCCGGAAGAGAAGCGCGCTGCTTACGCCGCCGACATCACCTACGGCACCAACAACGAATTCGGTTTCGACTACCTGCGCGACAACATGGCGTTCAGCATGGAAGAAAAATTCCAGCGCGAACTCAATTTTGCCGTGATCGACGAAGTCGACTCCATCCTCATCGACGAAGCCCGTACCCCGCTGATCATTTCCGGTCAGGCCGAGGACAGCTCCAAGCTGTACATCGAGATCAACAAACTGATCCCGCAGCTGGAATTGCACGTCGAAGAAGTGGAAGGCGAAGTCACCAAGGCTGGCCATTACACCGTTGACGAGAAGACCCGTCAGGTCGAGCTCAACGAAGCCGGTCACCAGTTCATCGAAGACATGTTGACCCGCGTCGGCCTGCTGGCTGAAGGCGAGAGCCTGTATTCGGCGCACAACCTGGGCCTGCTGACCCACGTTTATGCCGGTCTGCGCGCTCATAAGCTGTTCAATCGCAACATCGAATACATCGTGCAGGATGGCCAGGTCGTCCTGGTCGACGAACACACCGGCCGCACCATGCCGGGTCGCCGTTTGTCCGAAGGCCTGCACCAGGCCATCGAAGCCAAGGAAAACCTGAACATCCAGGCCGAAAGCCAGACCCTGGCCTCGACCACGTTCCAGAACTACTTCCGTCTGTACAACAAACTGTCCGGCATGACCGGTACTGCGGACACCGAAGCGTTCGAATTCCACCAGATCTACGGTCTGTCGGTGATGGTCATTCCACCGAACAAACCGCTGGCGCGTAAAGATTACAACGACCTGGTGTTCCTGACCGCCGAAGAGAAATACGCGGCGATCATCAACGACATCAAGGAATGCATGACCCTGGGCCGTCCGGTGCTGGTGGGGACTGCAACCATCGAAACGTCCGAGCACATGTCTGCGTTGCTGCAGAAGGAAGGCATCGAACACAAGGTCCTGAACGCCAAGTTCCACGAAAAAGAAGCCGAGATCATTGCCCAGGCCGGTCGCCCGGGTGCGCTGACCATCGCCACCAACATGGCCGGTCGCGGTACCGACATTCTGTTGGGCGGCAACTGGGAAGTGGAAGTTGCGACCCTGGAAAATCCGACCCCTGAGCAGATTGCCCAGATCAAGGCCGACTGGCAGAAACGTCACCAGCAAGTACTGGAGTCGGGCGGCTTGCAGGTGATCGCTTCCGAGCGTCACGAATCGCGCCGTATCGACAACCAGCTGCGTGGTCGTGCCGGTCGTCAGGGTGACGCCGGTTCCAGCCGTTTCTACCTGTCGCTGGAAGACAGCCTGATGCGCATCTTCGCCTCTGACCGGGTGAAGAACTTCATGAAAGCCTTGGGCATGCAGTCCGGTGAAGCGATCGAGCACCGTATGGTGACCAACGCCATCGAGAAGGCTCAGCGCAAGGTTGAAGGTCGTAACTTCGACATTCGCAAGCAACTGCTCGAGTTCGACGACGTCAACAACGAACAGCGTAAAGTGATCTATCACATGCGTAACACGTTGCTGGCCGCCGACAACATCGGTGAAACCATCGCCGACTTCCGTCAGGACGTGCTCAACGCGACCATCAGTGCGCACATTCCACCGCAATCGCTGCCAGAGCAGTGGGACGTGGCCGGTCTGGAAGCTGCGTTGCAGAGCGACTTCGGTGTGGCGCTGCCGATCCAGAAATGGCTCGACGAAGACGATCACCTGTACGAAGAAACCCTGCGCGAGAAGCTGATGCAGGAGCTCATCGCTGCCTACAACGAGAAAGAAGATCAGGCCGGTGCCGACGCACTGCGCACCTTCGAGAAGCAAATCGTTCTGCGTGTGCTCGACGACCTGTGGAAAGACCACCTGTCGACCATGGATCACCTGCGTCACGGCATCCACTTGCGTGGTTATGCACAGAAGAACCCGAAGCAAGAGTACAAGCGCGAGTCCTACACGCTGTTCTCCGAGCTGCTGGATTCGATCAAGCGCGACTCGATCCGTGTGCTGTCGCACGTTCAGGTTCGCCGCGAAGATCCGGAAGCAGAAGAGCAACGCCTGCGTCAGGAAGCCGAGGCATTGGCGGCGCGCATGCAGTTCCTGCACGACGAAGCGCCTGGTCTTGAGCAACCGGAACTGCTCGGTGAAGAGGTCGATGTCGCCCTCGCCACTGCACCGGTTCGCAACGAACAGAAGCTGGGCCGTAACGAACTGTGCTACTGCGGTTCGGGCAAGAAATTCAAGCATTGCCACGGGCAGATCCAGTAA